The DNA sequence CAGCCTGCTGGCCGCCGAGTTGGCGCGGCACGGGCTGCGTCCGCTGAGCGAGCGGCTGGACGGCGCGGAGACCGGCCCCGTGGTGGATCCGTACACGATAGACCGCGCCGTCGACCGCTACCGCAAGGGCAAACGCACGCTGGCGGCGGTCTGCGGGGAGTACGGAGTGGTGCACGACCGCGCCCATGACGCCGGCGCGGACGCGCTGGCGGCGGTGCGCGTCGCCCGCGCGCTCGCCGAGCGCCACCGCGAGGTCGCCGCGCTCGAGCTGTGGGACCTCCACCGCAAGCAGGTGGGGTGGTACGCCCGCTGGGCCGCCGACTTCCAGTCCTGGCTGCGCCGCAAGGGCACTCCGGACGCGGTCGTGGACAGCGGCTGGCCGCTGCGGGGGGCGGAGGCGGAGGCGGGGGCCGTGGCGGGGTAGCCGCGCGGTGGGGCGGTCACCGGCCCGGCGGGCACCGGAGCGCCCCAGCGATGGGTTCCCGGCGGGAGGCCGGTTCCTACGGGTGAGGGGGACCGGGGACCCGGGCCGCGAGGAGAGTGCCACCGAGACCGAAGACGGGACTCCACTTGAGATCATGGTCGGCAGCCCGATGCGGCAGCCTCGTCCTGAAGTAAAGGAGATTGGCCATGTCCCCCACTCTTCCTCCCCTGTTCCACGTCGGCATCGTCGTGGCGGACCTCGACCGTGCCGCCGCGGACTACGAGCGACGGTGGGCCGTCAAGACCGAGCGGATCATGGATCTCAGCTTCCCCGACGCCCGGTTCCACGGGCAGGAGGTCTCCTGCTCGGCCCGCTACGGCTTCATCAGCACCGGAGCATCGGAGATCGAACTGATCCAGCCGCTCACCGGCCGCTCGCCGTACACGGAGTTCCTGGAGGCCAACGGCGAGGGTGTCCACCATCTCGCCTACGCCGTCGAGAGCATCGACCGGCATCTCGCGGCGCTGCGCGAGGCGGGCGAGGACCCGACTATCGCCTTCGACGGGGTCATCGCGGACCGGGCCCGCTTCGTGTACCTGGACGGCCTGGCGCACGGACCGGTCGTCGAGCTGATCGAGCGGGCCGGTCAGGGCGGCTGACCGCCCGGCGCAACGGCGGCCGACGGGGTCTGGCAGAGCACTTCTCGGTGAAGGTGGCGACAGCGGCTGCGCGGCCGTGGTCGCGGTGTCGGCCGCGCCGGCCGTGGACGCCGAGGAGAACAGGGTGAACGCCGCGGGGGTGGGGTGCGGACCGTGGTCCGGTGGGTCAGCCGGGCGTGCGGGTGTGGATGGGTGCACGGGCGGGCGGCCCGGGAGCGGCCGCGGGGGTGCGGACAGGGAGCGGTCGCAGGGGCGCAGACAGGGGCGGGCGGGCTCAGAAGGCGTGCCAGCGCACCGTCGCGTCCGCGTCCCGCAGGGAGGCCACCCGGCGGGCGAACTCGGCTCGGGCCGCGGGGTTGCCCGGCGCGTGCTGGGCCACCCACGCGCAGCCGGCGGTTTCCCGCGCGCCCCGCAACGTCGCGCAGCCCGGCCACTCCCGGACATCCCAGCCGTACTCCGCCACGAACGCGTCGTACGCCGCCGCGCCGAGCCCGTAGCGGTCCCGGGCCAGGGCCATCACCACCAGATCGTGCTCGCGCAGATCATCCGAGAAGGTCTCCAGATCCACCAGCACCGGGCCGCCCCTCCCGATGTGCACATTGCGCGGCAGCGCGTCGCCGTGGATCGGGCCGGGGGTGAGCCGCGGGGTCAGCTCCGCGGCGGCGGCCGCGAAGTCGTCCCGGCGGGCGCGCAGATACGCCGCGTCCGCGGGGTCGATCGCGTCCCCGGCCAGCCGCAGCCAGCGCTCGACGCCGCCCAGCAGATCGCGGCGCGGCAGCGGAAGCGGCGCCAGGTCGGGCGGCGGGTCGGGCAGGGCGTGCACCATCCGCAGCAGTTCGGCGAGATCGCGCGGCCCGGCGGGCCGTACGGCGTCCGGCAGCCGCTGCCAGTACGTGACGAGATGGCCCCCGAAGGGAAGCGGCTGCTCGGCGCCGAAGCGCCGGTCGGGGCGTACCGCGGGCAGCCCCTCCCGGGCCAGCCAGTCGGCGACCTTCAGCTCCCGGGCGGCCCGGTCCCACACCTCCAGATCGCGGCTGATCCGGACCACCAGGGACAGGCTGTCGAGGGCGAAGACGGCGTTCTCGCCGAGGGCCAGCAGCCGGGCCTCCGCCGCACCGGCCCGGTAGGGCGGCAGCGCGGCCGAGAGCACCGCCCGCGCCCGCTC is a window from the Streptomyces luomodiensis genome containing:
- a CDS encoding aminoglycoside phosphotransferase family protein, whose amino-acid sequence is MRRGTAVADVAFTEERARAVLSAALPPYRAGAAEARLLALGENAVFALDSLSLVVRISRDLEVWDRAARELKVADWLAREGLPAVRPDRRFGAEQPLPFGGHLVTYWQRLPDAVRPAGPRDLAELLRMVHALPDPPPDLAPLPLPRRDLLGGVERWLRLAGDAIDPADAAYLRARRDDFAAAAAELTPRLTPGPIHGDALPRNVHIGRGGPVLVDLETFSDDLREHDLVVMALARDRYGLGAAAYDAFVAEYGWDVREWPGCATLRGARETAGCAWVAQHAPGNPAARAEFARRVASLRDADATVRWHAF
- a CDS encoding VOC family protein is translated as MSPTLPPLFHVGIVVADLDRAAADYERRWAVKTERIMDLSFPDARFHGQEVSCSARYGFISTGASEIELIQPLTGRSPYTEFLEANGEGVHHLAYAVESIDRHLAALREAGEDPTIAFDGVIADRARFVYLDGLAHGPVVELIERAGQGG
- a CDS encoding 3'-5' exonuclease — its product is MGWHRGLLIGFDLETTGTDPRTARIVTAAVVEVTDGVPTGRHVWLADPHVPIPDDAVAVHGITGERAAAEGRPAHEVVEEIAEVLVAHWRAGAPVVAYNAAFDLSLLAAELARHGLRPLSERLDGAETGPVVDPYTIDRAVDRYRKGKRTLAAVCGEYGVVHDRAHDAGADALAAVRVARALAERHREVAALELWDLHRKQVGWYARWAADFQSWLRRKGTPDAVVDSGWPLRGAEAEAGAVAG